One region of Bacteroidota bacterium genomic DNA includes:
- a CDS encoding T9SS type A sorting domain-containing protein — translation MKKLFTTVKENTMLKSLFFCVMIFMAFSANSGFAQVIYLNDFGATSITTKPFTGTPGTFDANLSSSSWTTSASAFGGFAGSSGASLSLANSSGTPTFTLTFNVAAGYSLAVTNFSFWRVRSTTGAQNWSMTINGTSVGSGTIPTSGANTGSTAVSNTISGLTGTITIVYTMSGASGTGTARLDDFSLTGSVTPTAPSTQASAITFGNITTSQMDVNWTNGNGSKRVVIINTANSFTAPTDGTDPSANTVYGGSGEQVVYNNNSNTVTVTGLTASTTYWYRIYEYNGSGATTKFNTNTATNNPNSQATTSGGGATHLAITSVNGGGSPSVGTTFSVTVQSQDAGNIASNVNSTTGITLTLNSGTGSLGGTLTGSITNGSNTVVISGVTYNTAESGVSILASTNSGMSLTAGASSNFTVLSAADHLTFVSVPASANVSTNLTAFTVEARRSDNSVDLNYTGSITLSKASGPGAISGTTTKSAVSGVATYNDIQFNTAGSITMSASDGTITGTSGSVTINNVTSATDYFRSNVATGNWNVAGNWESSPDNSNWITSTLVPSSTAATIYIRNGHNISTAASLTIDEVVIQNGGTLTYNATTLTVNNGTGDDITIENGGIMVWSVGTAPTWGSSSTLRVNSGGILRVSATGLTANGAGVNISNVVYDNGSILDYTLSSNFSASGVTFFPNVDASTVPIFRLSNTLASVGGGSATVFNGTFQIAGSNTISWQGNSTKTFRNGVTTTGTGTMTLASGTGVWAISGATADLGGTGGTTLTLTNSNGITVATGTTLTVAGTTVLGTTTFTGTGTAAFSGTSGSISLNALSQVSGFANSFGGTYIFTGSSLPTTSCSNLTLSNATTMTGDVTVTGTLTLNNTLAIGGNTLSISSPLAGTLTNLSSTSSSNLVVTGNNPLIHIPSTVTALNNLTISNNQVVTADGNITISGTYDQSNGILVIGTLEIGTGTGNVGALTRSAGSVRGTIKRWFNTSTTSGSLFPLDNGSAAYVGASISFTGAPATGGSLTAVYHTSGSGTLPDQGNGNYIPATELGVNFINLAPQYWTISAGDGLAGFTYDIQLIGNSMNVSTTNYQYTGVVKRPDSGNPWGWSFANHVTTTSPSAVPTLGGTGFTSFSDFGIGGNQDNLLPVEFTAFTSAVSGRNVNLNWATITETNNSGFDVERKSTTTGWTKIGSVTGHGTTNQQTAYSYSDANVPAGKFNYRLKQIDYNGNFHYYELSNEVIIGAPTKYALSQNFPNPFNPSTSISYEIPSSNFVSLKIYDMMGREVANLVNENQEAGFYTVKFDASKLSSGIYFYKLVSDKFSATKKLMLLK, via the coding sequence ATGAAAAAACTATTTACAACAGTAAAGGAAAATACGATGTTAAAATCGCTTTTCTTTTGTGTAATGATATTCATGGCATTCAGTGCAAATTCGGGGTTTGCTCAGGTAATTTATCTTAATGATTTTGGGGCTACGTCAATTACTACTAAACCTTTTACAGGTACACCAGGGACATTTGATGCTAATTTAAGTTCCTCTTCATGGACAACAAGTGCTTCAGCTTTTGGAGGATTTGCTGGAAGTTCTGGTGCTTCTTTATCTTTAGCAAATTCATCCGGAACACCAACTTTCACTTTAACTTTTAACGTTGCTGCAGGCTACTCTTTAGCTGTAACAAACTTCAGTTTCTGGAGAGTAAGAAGTACTACAGGTGCTCAGAACTGGTCTATGACAATTAACGGAACATCCGTTGGTAGTGGAACAATTCCAACTTCAGGTGCTAATACAGGTTCAACTGCAGTATCAAATACAATATCAGGTTTAACAGGAACCATCACAATTGTATATACAATGAGCGGTGCATCAGGCACGGGTACAGCCAGATTAGATGATTTTTCTTTAACAGGTTCAGTAACACCGACTGCACCATCTACACAGGCATCTGCCATTACATTTGGAAATATCACAACTTCGCAAATGGATGTAAACTGGACAAATGGTAATGGTTCAAAAAGAGTTGTAATTATTAATACTGCAAATTCATTCACAGCTCCTACAGACGGAACTGACCCTTCAGCAAATACAGTTTACGGCGGTTCAGGTGAGCAAGTAGTTTATAATAATAACAGTAATACAGTAACAGTTACAGGACTTACAGCAAGCACAACATATTGGTACAGAATTTATGAATACAATGGTTCAGGTGCTACAACAAAATTTAATACGAACACGGCTACAAATAATCCGAACAGTCAGGCAACAACAAGCGGTGGTGGAGCAACCCATTTGGCAATAACATCGGTTAATGGCGGAGGTTCGCCATCTGTCGGTACAACATTCTCCGTAACTGTTCAATCGCAGGACGCAGGAAATATTGCATCAAATGTTAATTCTACAACAGGAATAACATTAACATTAAATTCAGGTACAGGTTCATTAGGCGGTACATTAACAGGCTCAATAACTAATGGTTCAAATACTGTAGTAATTTCGGGAGTAACATATAATACAGCGGAATCAGGTGTATCAATATTAGCTTCAACTAACTCAGGTATGAGTTTAACTGCAGGTGCAAGTTCAAACTTCACAGTTTTATCTGCAGCTGACCACTTAACATTTGTAAGTGTCCCGGCATCAGCAAATGTAAGTACAAATCTTACAGCATTTACTGTAGAGGCTAGAAGAAGTGATAACTCAGTGGATTTAAACTATACAGGAAGTATAACACTTAGCAAAGCATCAGGTCCTGGCGCGATTTCAGGTACAACAACAAAATCAGCTGTATCAGGTGTGGCGACTTATAACGATATTCAATTTAATACGGCAGGTTCAATCACAATGTCGGCATCAGATGGTACTATAACAGGTACCAGCGGCAGTGTAACTATAAATAATGTTACTTCTGCTACAGACTATTTCCGTTCTAATGTAGCAACAGGAAACTGGAATGTAGCAGGGAATTGGGAATCTTCACCTGATAATTCAAATTGGATTACATCAACACTTGTACCTTCTTCAACTGCAGCTACAATTTATATAAGGAACGGACACAATATCAGTACTGCGGCTTCATTAACAATAGATGAAGTTGTAATTCAGAACGGTGGAACATTAACATATAATGCAACAACATTAACTGTCAATAATGGAACAGGTGACGATATAACTATTGAAAACGGCGGTATTATGGTGTGGTCAGTTGGTACAGCTCCTACATGGGGTTCAAGTTCAACATTAAGAGTAAACAGCGGTGGTATTTTAAGAGTATCTGCAACCGGTTTAACAGCCAACGGCGCAGGTGTAAATATTTCAAATGTTGTTTATGATAATGGTTCTATTTTAGATTATACTTTATCATCCAACTTCTCTGCATCAGGTGTAACATTCTTTCCAAATGTTGATGCTTCTACAGTTCCAATTTTTAGGTTATCAAATACTTTAGCCAGTGTTGGAGGCGGATCTGCAACGGTCTTTAACGGCACATTCCAAATAGCAGGAAGCAATACAATTTCATGGCAGGGTAACTCTACAAAGACATTCAGAAATGGTGTAACTACAACCGGAACAGGAACAATGACATTAGCTTCAGGAACAGGTGTATGGGCAATATCAGGCGCAACTGCTGACTTAGGCGGTACAGGCGGTACTACACTGACACTTACAAACTCAAACGGTATTACAGTTGCTACAGGAACAACATTAACAGTAGCCGGAACGACAGTTTTAGGCACCACAACATTCACAGGGACAGGTACAGCAGCATTTTCAGGAACAAGCGGTTCAATTTCATTGAATGCTCTTTCACAGGTATCAGGATTTGCAAATTCATTTGGAGGAACTTATATCTTCACAGGAAGCTCATTACCTACAACTTCCTGCTCAAACCTGACACTTTCTAATGCTACTACAATGACAGGTGATGTAACCGTAACAGGAACATTAACATTAAACAATACACTTGCTATCGGCGGAAACACACTTTCAATCTCAAGTCCTTTAGCAGGTACATTGACCAACTTATCAAGTACTTCAAGTTCAAACTTAGTTGTAACAGGTAATAATCCTTTAATTCATATTCCTTCAACAGTAACAGCTTTAAATAATCTTACAATCAGCAACAATCAGGTTGTAACGGCAGATGGTAACATTACAATAAGCGGAACATATGACCAGTCAAACGGAATACTTGTAATCGGAACACTTGAAATCGGTACAGGTACAGGAAACGTCGGAGCATTAACAAGAAGCGCCGGTTCTGTAAGAGGTACAATAAAGAGATGGTTCAATACATCAACAACATCAGGCTCATTATTCCCGTTAGATAACGGTTCAGCAGCTTACGTAGGCGCATCTATCAGCTTCACAGGCGCACCTGCAACAGGCGGCTCGTTAACAGCGGTATATCATACATCAGGTTCAGGTACATTACCTGACCAGGGAAATGGAAATTACATTCCGGCTACTGAATTAGGTGTTAACTTTATAAACCTTGCTCCTCAATACTGGACAATTTCAGCAGGAGACGGTTTAGCAGGATTTACATACGATATTCAGCTTATCGGTAACAGTATGAACGTAAGTACAACAAACTATCAATATACAGGTGTTGTAAAGAGACCTGACAGCGGTAATCCGTGGGGATGGAGCTTTGCAAATCACGTAACAACAACAAGCCCTTCAGCAGTACCGACATTAGGCGGAACAGGATTTACATCGTTCTCAGATTTCGGTATCGGCGGTAACCAGGATAACTTACTTCCTGTTGAGTTTACAGCATTCACATCAGCAGTAAGCGGAAGAAATGTAAACCTTAACTGGGCGACTATAACAGAAACAAACAATTCAGGCTTTGATGTTGAAAGAAAATCAACAACAACAGGCTGGACAAAGATAGGCAGTGTAACAGGTCATGGAACAACAAACCAGCAGACAGCATATTCATACTCAGATGCAAACGTACCTGCAGGTAAATTCAATTACAGACTGAAACAAATAGATTATAACGGTAACTTCCATTATTACGAGCTTTCAAATGAAGTAATAATAGGAGCACCGACAAAATATGCATTATCACAGAATTTCCCGAATCCTTTTAATCCATCTACATCTATCAGCTATGAAATTCCGAGCTCAAACTTCGTATCATTAAAAATCTATGATATGATGGGCAGGGAAGTAGCAAATCTGGTAAATGAAAATCAGGAAGCAGGATTCTATACAGTGAAGTTCGATGCATCGAAGCTTTCAAGCGGAATATACTTCTATAAATTAGTATCAGATAAATTCTCAGCAACAAAGAAACTGATGCTGCTTAAATAA
- a CDS encoding Cys-Gln thioester bond-forming surface protein, with translation MKKIIYGLMFVMLTFAVANKGYSDNGCSVMALTSLSDGNNVTITNPVTHNPENVFAGVINATVDGHTTKVYCIDLNHTVNVPSGNFNDSGFAQPEVAWILHNYYPYKTLPYSGSLTAAKEASAVQLAIWYFTDGVDYNTLSGNADIRDRAKDIIDAAMLHGTFQPWKPMTIVPVSLLNDCSIKDTIKVKVVNELGVGVSGKTLTVSVSAGGTVSPTTVTTGADGFTQKIVVTKGGANTTVTVTGALILPPGIRYLAINNPLTTQHMGGAQLVEGCVTQQLVLHCDTTSSGGSGGVETNYNYATALLKRHTLIMNGETTPLIANQDFVFPPTYSLSQLAPNPGPFNTSRVETTPFDILGISNATSAYAADYKAGNTRVGAIFSTTTNAPEVYSHSKPACDRLAKLNLNQLEVKYIDGHQFYLGALYNPTKNYTDNTIIFSVYESAAGFTVDNKWTIQEYSVPAGTINVYNYQIWAASPEAAVEITRSVLTKFAGFKPVAYPTVGLKSPDIFIKSSSYTNDGKIRMNIKNNFGSNQLINVAFHVTRQQGMPEQVVNQAFTLTPGENSFSYNIGYMSSASVFMSENNGFKDAVFVGGGIYGNYAGPLSTVSEFSFFQASTPTLPSNSFLFPGGVKMRGNLGDKVYISRSLDGAYEGVNLTNFTKLRFEAIGSGTLSVILEAKVNGQYVYPFVNVPLTSSYATKEIDLSLFKINGVSVDLSSITLVNFQLSKQYNSGMSSYDFSIKNAGILANPIGISNNEGTVKDYSLSQNYPNPFNPVTTISFSVPKQDFVSLKVYNVLGKEVALLVNDVKAAGIYDISFDASKLASGVYFYKLETSSFSDVKRMIVTK, from the coding sequence ATGAAAAAAATCATTTACGGCCTTATGTTTGTGATGCTGACCTTCGCGGTAGCTAACAAAGGTTATTCAGATAACGGCTGCTCAGTAATGGCTTTGACAAGTCTTTCTGATGGCAACAACGTTACAATTACAAATCCGGTGACACATAACCCGGAAAACGTTTTCGCAGGTGTTATCAACGCAACAGTTGACGGTCATACAACAAAAGTATATTGTATAGACTTAAATCACACAGTAAACGTTCCATCCGGCAATTTCAATGATTCAGGATTTGCACAGCCTGAAGTAGCATGGATATTACACAATTATTATCCTTACAAAACGCTTCCTTACTCAGGTTCATTAACTGCAGCTAAAGAAGCTTCTGCAGTTCAGCTTGCAATATGGTATTTTACAGACGGAGTTGATTACAACACATTATCAGGAAACGCTGATATAAGAGACAGAGCAAAAGATATAATAGATGCAGCAATGCTTCACGGTACATTCCAGCCATGGAAGCCGATGACAATCGTTCCTGTAAGCTTATTGAACGATTGCAGCATTAAAGATACAATTAAGGTAAAAGTAGTAAACGAGTTAGGTGTCGGAGTTTCAGGAAAGACACTTACCGTATCAGTTTCTGCAGGTGGAACAGTATCACCTACAACAGTAACAACAGGAGCGGACGGATTCACCCAAAAGATAGTAGTTACCAAAGGCGGCGCTAATACAACTGTTACAGTAACAGGCGCATTAATACTTCCTCCGGGAATTAGATATTTAGCAATAAACAATCCATTGACCACCCAGCATATGGGCGGCGCTCAATTAGTTGAGGGATGCGTAACACAGCAGTTAGTATTACATTGCGATACGACAAGCAGCGGCGGTTCAGGCGGTGTAGAAACAAACTATAACTATGCAACAGCTTTATTAAAGAGACATACATTAATAATGAACGGCGAAACAACTCCTTTGATTGCAAATCAGGATTTCGTGTTCCCGCCGACATATTCATTATCACAATTAGCACCGAACCCGGGACCTTTCAATACATCAAGAGTTGAAACAACACCTTTTGATATATTAGGAATCTCAAATGCTACATCTGCATATGCAGCTGATTATAAGGCAGGCAATACAAGAGTCGGGGCAATATTCTCAACAACAACAAATGCACCCGAAGTATACAGCCACTCAAAGCCTGCATGCGACAGATTAGCAAAATTAAATTTAAATCAGCTAGAAGTAAAATATATCGATGGTCATCAGTTCTATTTAGGCGCATTATATAATCCTACAAAGAACTACACAGATAACACAATTATATTCAGCGTATATGAATCAGCAGCAGGATTTACAGTAGATAACAAATGGACAATTCAGGAATACAGTGTTCCTGCAGGTACAATCAATGTTTACAACTATCAGATCTGGGCAGCAAGTCCTGAAGCAGCAGTTGAAATAACAAGAAGCGTACTTACTAAGTTTGCAGGTTTCAAGCCTGTGGCTTATCCTACAGTTGGTCTTAAATCACCTGACATATTCATTAAATCTTCATCATATACAAATGACGGAAAGATAAGAATGAATATAAAAAATAATTTCGGCTCAAATCAGCTTATTAACGTAGCATTTCATGTCACAAGACAGCAGGGAATGCCAGAGCAGGTTGTTAATCAAGCATTCACATTAACACCGGGAGAAAATTCATTCTCATACAATATCGGCTACATGTCAAGTGCATCGGTATTTATGTCAGAAAACAACGGATTCAAAGATGCTGTATTTGTAGGCGGCGGTATTTATGGAAACTATGCAGGTCCATTAAGCACAGTAAGTGAATTCAGTTTCTTCCAGGCAAGCACACCAACCTTACCTTCTAATTCGTTCTTATTCCCGGGCGGAGTAAAAATGAGAGGAAATCTTGGTGATAAAGTTTATATCTCAAGAAGCTTAGATGGTGCTTATGAGGGAGTTAACTTAACAAACTTCACAAAATTAAGATTTGAAGCAATCGGTTCAGGTACATTAAGCGTTATCCTTGAAGCAAAGGTAAACGGACAATATGTATATCCGTTTGTTAACGTTCCTTTAACATCTTCGTATGCAACTAAGGAAATAGATTTATCACTGTTCAAAATCAACGGTGTATCTGTTGACTTAAGCAGCATTACTTTAGTGAACTTCCAGCTTAGCAAACAATACAATTCAGGTATGAGCAGCTACGACTTCTCAATAAAAAATGCAGGAATACTTGCTAACCCGATTGGAATTTCAAATAATGAAGGAACTGTTAAAGATTATTCATTATCACAAAACTATCCTAATCCTTTCAATCCGGTAACTACAATTTCCTTCTCTGTACCAAAACAGGATTTCGTAAGCTTAAAAGTTTACAACGTTCTTGGTAAAGAAGTAGCTTTATTAGTTAACGATGTAAAGGCAGCAGGAATATATGATATATCATTCGATGCATCTAAATTAGCCAGCGGAGTTTATTTCTATAAACTTGAAACAAGCAGCTTCTCAGATGTAAAGAGAATGATTGTAACAAAGTAA